A genome region from Chitinivibrionia bacterium includes the following:
- a CDS encoding MotA/TolQ/ExbB proton channel family protein: MELFLQFVWEGFKPENGGTWAQVWILFMGLFGLGFVIERVIYLWFTAGNTEKFMGDLQRFIKAEKWDEALKYTKSKPKMPLAKAVSIIIQNRDAGSKKIQKAIDEVFLGDAPNINKNVNIIAMFGNTASMVGLMGTIFGLMMSFDAVANAPAAQRATELARGISISMSTTLFGLTCAIPLIIAQAIISSRSDKVLSELDEKTAKLVNLIEA; this comes from the coding sequence ACGGCGGTACTTGGGCTCAGGTGTGGATACTTTTTATGGGACTTTTCGGACTTGGCTTTGTTATCGAAAGAGTGATTTATTTGTGGTTCACTGCAGGTAATACCGAAAAATTTATGGGAGATTTACAGCGTTTTATCAAAGCGGAAAAGTGGGATGAGGCGCTTAAATATACTAAGTCGAAACCCAAAATGCCGCTTGCAAAAGCAGTTTCAATTATTATCCAAAACCGCGATGCAGGTTCAAAGAAAATCCAAAAGGCTATCGACGAGGTTTTCTTGGGCGATGCTCCGAATATCAACAAAAACGTTAACATTATTGCTATGTTCGGTAATACTGCTTCGATGGTTGGTCTTATGGGAACGATTTTCGGTCTTATGATGTCGTTTGACGCGGTGGCGAACGCTCCTGCGGCTCAGCGTGCGACAGAATTGGCGAGAGGTATTTCTATCTCTATGTCAACGACACTTTTCGGTTTGACGTGCGCTATTCCTTTGATTATTGCTCAGGCGATTATTTCATCAAGGTCAGATAAAGTTCTTTCCGAATTGGATGAAAAAACGGCAAAATTAGTAAATCTTATTGAAGCATAA
- a CDS encoding biopolymer transporter ExbD codes for MARRSIKPKKKVPMNMAAMMDVMTVLLLFLLQSFSADGSMLTNADNLQLPNSISNERPVDLPFQIAVTEDAIIVDNVAIEDTRALASRDFYEFMADTNTALDIALREKMSQQIELVRIGALTEVRDDVIVQVDKNLGLNVMYKVMTVSGRQGFSRMRFAVMMREQ; via the coding sequence ATGGCTAGACGTAGTATCAAACCAAAAAAGAAAGTGCCGATGAATATGGCGGCTATGATGGACGTAATGACAGTTTTGTTGTTATTCCTTCTTCAAAGTTTTTCGGCGGATGGTTCTATGTTAACCAACGCGGATAACTTGCAGTTGCCTAACTCAATATCGAACGAAAGACCGGTGGACTTGCCGTTTCAGATAGCGGTTACCGAGGATGCTATTATTGTTGACAACGTTGCGATAGAAGATACCAGAGCGCTTGCGTCAAGAGATTTCTATGAGTTTATGGCGGACACCAATACCGCGCTTGACATAGCTTTGAGAGAAAAAATGTCGCAACAAATAGAATTGGTGAGAATAGGCGCGCTGACTGAGGTGAGGGATGACGTCATTGTTCAGGTCGATAAGAATTTAGGTTTGAACGTGATGTATAAAGTAATGACGGTTTCAGGAAGACAGGGCTTCAGTAGAATGAGGTTCGCGGTAATGATGAGGGAGCAATAA